In one window of Desulforegula conservatrix Mb1Pa DNA:
- the rlmD gene encoding 23S rRNA (uracil(1939)-C(5))-methyltransferase RlmD: protein MIKKGQDIHLEISDLAFGGRGLAKISGFAVFVDGAVEGDLVLARVTKNKKSFGEARVLEIITPSQFRVDPVCDYSGVCGGCSMQFINYERQLHYKTNHVREAIEHIALMDNVTVLPAVSSENNFAYRNKMEFTFSPDRWLMPGELGVEGVERGAGVGFHAPKSFQRVIDIKKCHLMPEQGNDILQEIRSHALESGLDAYNQRLHTGFWRFVTLRHSVYSDSWMVNLVTSSENDKTIFSLADKLTKKFDNITSIVNNITARKAGVAFGEYEKPVYGNNYIIERLGKFEFEISPNSFFQTNTRGAEKLYSIVTECAGLTGSEDVVDLYCGAGTIGIWLSQYARKVTGVEIVESAVIDARKNTERNGIENCSFHLGDVAHILSDVEKPDVMIVDPPRSGMSKEVVKQVIEMAPKRIVYVSCNPATMARDFLELKKFYKVNQIQPVDMFPNTYHIEAVARLDLL from the coding sequence ATGATTAAAAAGGGGCAGGACATTCACCTGGAAATATCTGATCTGGCGTTTGGCGGTCGTGGGCTCGCAAAAATTTCAGGGTTTGCAGTATTTGTTGACGGCGCTGTTGAAGGTGATCTCGTACTTGCAAGGGTTACAAAAAACAAGAAAAGTTTTGGCGAGGCAAGGGTTCTTGAAATAATTACTCCGTCGCAATTCAGGGTTGACCCCGTCTGTGACTATAGCGGAGTTTGCGGCGGATGCTCCATGCAGTTTATAAATTATGAAAGACAGCTTCATTACAAAACAAATCATGTACGGGAGGCCATCGAGCATATTGCCTTGATGGATAATGTGACTGTCCTTCCTGCAGTATCTTCAGAAAATAATTTTGCTTACAGAAATAAAATGGAATTCACCTTTTCCCCTGACAGATGGCTCATGCCTGGCGAACTCGGAGTCGAAGGCGTGGAACGAGGGGCAGGAGTTGGTTTCCATGCCCCAAAATCATTTCAGAGGGTAATTGATATAAAAAAATGTCATCTCATGCCTGAACAGGGTAACGATATTCTTCAGGAAATAAGATCCCATGCTCTAGAATCAGGACTTGATGCCTACAACCAGAGACTTCACACAGGCTTCTGGAGATTTGTGACGCTCAGGCATTCTGTTTACTCGGATTCTTGGATGGTTAATCTTGTTACTTCCTCAGAAAATGACAAAACGATTTTCTCCCTTGCCGACAAACTGACTAAAAAATTCGATAATATCACTTCAATTGTTAACAACATAACTGCCCGTAAGGCAGGCGTTGCATTTGGGGAATACGAAAAACCTGTTTACGGGAATAATTATATAATCGAGCGCCTCGGTAAATTTGAGTTTGAAATTTCCCCTAATTCTTTTTTCCAGACCAACACAAGAGGCGCTGAAAAGCTTTATTCTATTGTCACCGAATGTGCGGGCCTCACAGGTTCGGAAGATGTTGTCGATCTATACTGCGGAGCCGGAACAATTGGAATATGGCTTTCCCAGTATGCAAGGAAAGTTACCGGAGTCGAGATTGTTGAAAGTGCTGTCATAGATGCAAGGAAAAACACAGAGCGCAATGGCATAGAAAATTGCTCATTCCACTTGGGAGATGTCGCTCATATTCTGAGTGATGTTGAAAAACCTGATGTCATGATTGTCGATCCTCCAAGATCAGGGATGTCAAAGGAAGTCGTTAAGCAGGTTATTGAAATGGCCCCCAAAAGGATTGTTTATGTTTCATGCAATCCTGCCACAATGGCCAGGGATTTTCTGGAATTGAAGAAATTTTACAAGGTAAATCAAATTCAGCCTGTGGATATGTTTCCAAATACTTACCATATAGAAGCTGTGGCAAGACTCGATCTGCTCTAA
- a CDS encoding B12-binding domain-containing radical SAM protein: MVSIKNRKIILVQPPIRDFYFTSKRSIPYGLLSIAASLRKSGFDVSLIDGLATSRSRKISVPEEMNYLAEFYGREDISPLALFNGYKHFGYGFENIAKRAAETGAFLVGISSLFTAYSEVALQTAKSIKSVMPDAYIVMGGHHATAIPEHLLENSYVDFVITGEGEHALPMLSNALLSGSPLTDIPGLVYKDDNKRIIKNERAIVHDLSEIPIPALDLMDHGFYSRKDGGSAVITSSRGCPLKCSYCCVGSANIRWRKRNPEQIIEEIKTAVEIYGARFIDFEDENLSLDKVWFNEILDAVIDEFPGLELRAMNGLFPPSLYPELMMKMRMAGFRTLNLSVGSTSREQLEKFGRPDIMDCLDEVLENAGKAGLECVCYVIAGGPGQSLESSVDDLVYFSSRNALVGVSVYYPAPGSRDYALLSGSGQLPGSFSLMRSSAMPLSKPEDRIKTATVMRLGRILNFMKSLDKMSIQSLRPEKLAMGTIHFEDRVSAGISLINSFLYDFKIRGIEKNGYVYEHSSCEELCKRFAYKLDFL; encoded by the coding sequence ATGGTCTCAATAAAAAACAGAAAAATTATTCTTGTACAGCCTCCCATAAGGGATTTTTATTTTACTTCAAAGCGATCGATTCCATACGGACTTCTTTCAATTGCAGCCTCATTAAGGAAAAGCGGATTTGACGTCTCACTTATAGACGGTCTTGCCACGTCAAGGTCAAGGAAAATATCCGTTCCTGAGGAAATGAATTACCTTGCTGAATTCTACGGTAGAGAAGATATTTCTCCTCTTGCGCTTTTCAATGGATATAAGCATTTTGGCTATGGTTTTGAAAATATAGCGAAAAGGGCCGCAGAAACCGGAGCTTTTCTTGTAGGTATTTCATCCCTTTTCACAGCGTACAGTGAAGTGGCGCTTCAGACCGCAAAATCAATAAAAAGCGTAATGCCCGACGCATATATTGTAATGGGCGGACATCATGCGACCGCAATTCCTGAACATCTTCTTGAAAATTCATATGTTGATTTTGTAATAACCGGAGAAGGTGAACATGCTTTGCCCATGCTTTCAAACGCTTTATTGTCCGGTTCTCCGCTTACAGATATTCCCGGGCTTGTCTACAAGGATGACAATAAACGGATAATAAAAAATGAGAGGGCGATTGTTCATGATCTTTCTGAAATACCAATTCCGGCTCTTGATCTCATGGATCATGGTTTTTATTCAAGAAAAGATGGCGGAAGCGCTGTAATAACTTCAAGCCGCGGTTGTCCTTTAAAATGCTCTTATTGCTGCGTTGGGTCTGCGAATATAAGGTGGAGAAAGAGAAATCCCGAACAGATTATTGAGGAAATAAAGACAGCAGTCGAAATATATGGGGCCAGATTCATTGATTTTGAGGACGAGAATCTGTCCCTTGATAAAGTCTGGTTCAATGAGATACTTGACGCTGTAATCGATGAATTTCCTGGACTTGAACTAAGGGCAATGAATGGCCTTTTCCCTCCTTCGCTCTATCCTGAACTGATGATGAAAATGAGGATGGCAGGGTTCAGGACACTTAATCTATCTGTTGGCTCAACATCAAGGGAGCAGCTTGAAAAATTCGGAAGGCCCGATATAATGGACTGTCTGGACGAAGTCCTTGAAAATGCGGGAAAAGCTGGTCTTGAATGTGTCTGTTACGTCATCGCAGGAGGGCCAGGACAAAGCCTCGAATCAAGTGTTGATGATCTGGTTTATTTTTCATCAAGAAACGCTCTTGTTGGAGTTTCTGTCTATTACCCCGCACCTGGCAGCAGGGATTATGCACTTCTGTCAGGTTCAGGCCAGCTTCCAGGATCATTTTCCCTGATGAGATCAAGCGCCATGCCTTTGTCAAAACCAGAAGACAGAATCAAAACAGCGACAGTAATGAGGCTTGGAAGAATACTGAATTTCATGAAATCCCTCGATAAAATGAGTATTCAGTCTTTGAGGCCTGAAAAATTAGCCATGGGCACAATACACTTTGAAGATAGAGTCAGTGCCGGGATAAGTCTCATAAACTCCTTTTTGTATGATTTTAAAATAAGGGGTATTGAGAAAAACGGGTACGTTTATGAACATTCTTCATGCGAAGAATTATGCAAGAGATTTGCATATAAACTGGATTTTCTATGA
- a CDS encoding HAD family hydrolase — MFSIDIPGNSRLDIEHLVLDYNGTIAFDGQLIATVGDLINRLAESISVHVITADTFGSVIKSLAGVNCKIHVIPEGGQDKSKLAYILSLGKEKTVAIGNGKNDGLMIENAALGICVILNEGACTAVLLKSDIVCTSIIDALSLFENPLRLKATLRT; from the coding sequence ATGTTTTCTATAGATATTCCTGGAAATAGCCGTCTTGATATAGAGCATCTTGTGCTTGATTATAACGGTACCATAGCTTTTGACGGTCAGCTTATAGCTACTGTCGGCGATCTTATTAACAGGCTTGCCGAATCAATTTCTGTCCATGTTATTACTGCAGATACTTTTGGCAGTGTGATTAAAAGCCTTGCAGGAGTTAATTGCAAGATTCATGTAATACCTGAAGGTGGCCAGGATAAGTCAAAGCTGGCTTATATCCTCTCGCTTGGAAAAGAAAAAACCGTGGCAATCGGAAACGGCAAAAATGACGGGCTTATGATTGAAAATGCAGCACTTGGGATTTGTGTGATTTTAAATGAAGGCGCCTGTACAGCCGTACTTTTGAAATCAGATATTGTCTGTACGAGTATTATTGATGCTCTTTCGCTGTTTGAAAATCCCCTGAGGCTCAAGGCAACTCTGAGAACCTGA
- a CDS encoding rhomboid family intramembrane serine protease, giving the protein MSEMQNKSVITGKISKITEKIEFDPEFLIKAVITQNMIMFAISVVLSGRRVFLDINPLTFLQVTSESLIRLGASGSGLVFEKHMWWTLLSAGYNHANLLHIVFNMLAFMSLARLIAALYGNSVMFIIYTVSTTTGFLMSALAGIPLTVGASAGICGLVGASIIFGTVSRDAIAIVVKKQTTGWIVSLIMMGLMIRGINNWAHGGGFLGGAVYAYFALKTAGIKGMGKIHLLLSGACVLATVLALGTAVF; this is encoded by the coding sequence ATGAGTGAAATGCAAAACAAATCTGTAATTACAGGAAAAATATCAAAAATCACTGAAAAAATTGAATTTGATCCTGAATTTCTAATAAAGGCAGTAATCACCCAGAATATGATCATGTTCGCAATATCTGTGGTCCTTTCAGGAAGAAGGGTTTTTCTTGATATCAACCCACTGACTTTTCTGCAGGTTACGTCCGAGAGTCTTATCAGATTGGGAGCATCAGGCTCCGGGCTTGTTTTTGAAAAGCATATGTGGTGGACCCTTCTTTCTGCTGGCTATAACCATGCGAATCTGCTGCATATTGTTTTCAACATGCTCGCATTTATGAGCCTGGCCAGACTTATTGCTGCTCTTTACGGCAACTCAGTGATGTTCATAATCTACACTGTTTCAACTACAACCGGCTTCCTGATGTCAGCACTGGCAGGAATTCCTCTGACAGTCGGAGCCTCGGCCGGCATCTGCGGTCTTGTCGGAGCCTCCATAATTTTTGGCACTGTGTCCAGGGACGCCATTGCAATTGTTGTAAAAAAGCAGACTACAGGCTGGATTGTAAGTCTCATAATGATGGGGCTCATGATAAGAGGAATAAACAACTGGGCGCACGGAGGCGGTTTCCTCGGAGGCGCTGTGTATGCTTATTTTGCACTTAAAACAGCTGGAATAAAAGGAATGGGCAAAATACACTTATTGTTGTCCGGCGCATGCGTGCTTGCAACCGTTCTGGCTTTGGGCACAGCCGTATTCTGA
- a CDS encoding hybrid sensor histidine kinase/response regulator codes for MTTFTSSDAWFDKCREIIINGELPATIITSLCRTFVEEGPFDLAWYGEPCLDSGRIIPVNVYPDEKAFPDISGFEKGSNNETPSSLALRQNRIIRISGISSDDDFLKWASVAISQGFDSVIALPVKNNPHASGVLTLYTSGGFLVTDVISSRLEDLASYLGRIIELLGDRGKKENKFSELAVREKMYRSVFENTGTGTIIIDHDMTILYANDKFLGMTGYKREETENIMKWSDFVVQEDNDRMRLYHSGRRKKESGDIPTEYECRITDRNGRVKSIYMKVGMIPDSLQSIASFMDITAWKVAENQLKENEAKYRKLFDFSNDSIFILRDGIYIDCNIKTEALFGAGRDNIIGKTPAYFSPDYQPDGRRSDEKAKEIIEQVLNDIPQSFEWLHLRFDGTMIVCEVALTKILIENEICILGSARNISARKKHEEEMARLATVIEQAAEEVIITDINGIIEYVNPAFEIITGYTPDDVIGKKPSIMKSGKHSSNFYKRMWAKLLNGEVWRGVIINRVKSGDEIIEDSIISPIRAKNGEIIGFMAAKRDVTEEYALHEQLKTREEHFRAIFEKAPYAITIRNFDDGKYSSVNPAFERLTGYSKKDIIGKTPKNIGLLSSNYDRDKFFERLVKDGFVENHLLTATTVNGETIHSIISSVTINSDGRKSILSMIVDITEEKRLEEQLRQSQKMEVMGQLAGGVAHDFNNLLSGIMGNAELLAIYLKDDSPLKKYAVSIIKGAEIAAGLTKKLLAFSRKTQMVSRPIDIHEPIRAAIALLERSIDKRITIETEFKSCSPIVTGDINLLQNVFINLAVNARDAMPDGGRIVFTTLDITLDDAFCKSLNYAVEPGKFVEIDIADTGLGIQPEIISKIFEPFFTTKDIGKGTGLGLSAVYGSVKEHHGAISVHSEIGTGTIFRIYLPSAKSGEYLRAKQHEETVMGRGCILVVDDEEAVRSTAAELLLSIGYNVLTACDGREAMEIFTKEKNEITAVFLDMVMPGITGIEAFRLLKQIDPDVKVVFTSGLTREINFLDKNDLGSFQFIQKPYKLAELSRVISNIKKN; via the coding sequence ATGACCACATTCACATCTTCAGATGCATGGTTTGATAAATGCAGAGAGATAATCATTAATGGGGAACTGCCTGCAACTATTATTACATCCCTGTGCAGAACGTTCGTGGAAGAAGGGCCATTTGATCTCGCCTGGTATGGAGAGCCGTGTTTGGACTCAGGTAGAATCATCCCTGTAAATGTTTATCCTGATGAAAAAGCATTCCCGGATATTTCGGGTTTTGAGAAAGGCTCAAATAATGAAACCCCATCATCTCTGGCCTTGCGTCAGAACAGGATTATTAGGATCAGCGGAATCTCATCTGATGATGATTTCTTAAAATGGGCAAGTGTTGCCATATCCCAAGGTTTTGATTCAGTTATCGCGCTGCCAGTCAAGAACAATCCTCATGCAAGTGGCGTTCTGACTCTTTATACTTCAGGTGGATTCCTCGTCACAGACGTTATTTCCAGCAGACTTGAGGATCTGGCCTCTTATCTTGGCAGAATAATTGAATTGCTTGGCGACAGGGGGAAAAAGGAAAACAAATTTTCAGAGCTTGCAGTTCGTGAAAAAATGTACAGGTCTGTTTTTGAAAACACCGGCACAGGAACCATTATAATAGATCATGACATGACCATATTGTATGCCAATGACAAATTTCTGGGCATGACAGGGTACAAAAGAGAAGAAACTGAAAATATAATGAAGTGGTCGGATTTCGTAGTTCAAGAGGATAATGACCGCATGAGGCTTTATCATTCAGGGAGACGAAAAAAAGAGTCCGGCGACATACCAACAGAATACGAATGCAGGATTACAGACCGTAACGGCAGGGTTAAATCAATATATATGAAAGTTGGAATGATCCCTGACTCATTGCAGTCAATAGCTTCATTCATGGACATAACAGCATGGAAAGTTGCTGAAAACCAGTTAAAGGAAAACGAAGCAAAATACAGAAAACTTTTTGATTTTTCAAATGATTCAATTTTTATTTTAAGGGACGGTATATACATAGACTGCAACATAAAAACCGAAGCCCTGTTTGGAGCAGGCAGGGATAATATAATAGGGAAAACACCAGCATATTTTTCTCCTGATTATCAGCCAGATGGAAGGCGATCTGATGAAAAGGCAAAGGAGATTATTGAGCAGGTTCTTAATGATATACCCCAGTCTTTTGAATGGCTGCATCTAAGGTTTGACGGCACCATGATCGTTTGCGAAGTCGCTCTGACAAAAATATTGATAGAAAACGAGATCTGTATACTTGGTTCCGCAAGAAATATTTCAGCCAGAAAAAAACATGAAGAAGAAATGGCTCGTCTCGCAACCGTTATCGAGCAGGCCGCAGAAGAAGTTATAATCACGGATATTAACGGTATAATAGAGTATGTAAATCCGGCTTTTGAAATAATTACAGGCTATACCCCGGATGATGTTATCGGTAAAAAACCGAGTATAATGAAAAGTGGAAAGCATAGCAGCAACTTTTATAAGAGGATGTGGGCCAAGCTTTTGAATGGTGAGGTATGGAGAGGAGTAATAATCAATAGAGTCAAATCCGGGGATGAGATTATAGAAGATTCCATAATATCTCCTATCAGGGCCAAAAATGGTGAAATAATAGGTTTTATGGCCGCAAAACGCGATGTCACGGAAGAATACGCACTCCATGAACAGCTGAAAACAAGGGAAGAACATTTCAGGGCAATATTTGAAAAAGCCCCTTATGCCATAACAATAAGAAATTTTGACGATGGTAAATACAGTAGCGTCAACCCTGCTTTTGAGCGCCTGACCGGATATTCAAAAAAGGATATTATTGGCAAGACGCCCAAAAATATAGGTTTGCTATCATCAAATTATGACAGGGATAAATTTTTTGAGCGTCTCGTCAAGGATGGTTTTGTCGAGAATCATTTATTAACGGCAACCACTGTTAATGGTGAGACGATCCATTCTATTATTTCTTCTGTCACCATTAACTCAGATGGCAGAAAAAGCATTCTTTCAATGATAGTCGATATTACCGAAGAAAAACGCCTTGAGGAACAGCTTCGTCAGTCCCAAAAAATGGAGGTTATGGGGCAGCTGGCAGGAGGGGTTGCCCATGATTTTAATAATCTGCTTAGCGGTATTATGGGAAATGCCGAGCTTCTGGCAATTTATCTTAAGGATGATTCTCCATTAAAAAAATACGCGGTCTCAATTATCAAAGGGGCTGAAATCGCTGCCGGACTTACAAAAAAACTGCTTGCCTTTTCACGAAAAACACAAATGGTTTCAAGACCCATCGATATACACGAGCCGATTCGTGCAGCAATTGCTCTGCTTGAAAGAAGCATAGACAAGCGGATAACCATTGAAACTGAGTTTAAGTCTTGCTCTCCGATTGTGACCGGAGATATTAACCTTCTTCAGAATGTTTTTATCAACCTTGCTGTAAATGCAAGGGACGCAATGCCTGATGGGGGAAGGATAGTTTTTACAACTTTAGACATTACGCTTGATGACGCATTCTGCAAAAGCCTTAATTATGCCGTAGAACCTGGTAAATTTGTTGAGATTGACATTGCTGATACTGGACTTGGAATCCAGCCTGAAATCATCTCCAAGATTTTTGAACCTTTTTTTACAACCAAGGATATAGGCAAAGGCACCGGTCTCGGACTCTCGGCTGTATATGGCTCTGTAAAGGAGCATCATGGGGCAATAAGCGTTCATAGTGAAATAGGCACCGGAACCATTTTCAGAATTTATCTTCCTTCCGCTAAGTCAGGTGAATATCTCCGGGCTAAACAACATGAAGAGACAGTTATGGGCCGGGGATGTATTCTTGTTGTCGATGATGAGGAAGCTGTCAGAAGTACGGCTGCCGAACTTCTTTTATCCATTGGTTATAATGTATTGACTGCATGTGACGGTCGTGAGGCAATGGAGATTTTTACAAAAGAAAAAAATGAAATAACCGCGGTTTTTCTTGATATGGTTATGCCAGGAATTACAGGTATTGAAGCTTTCAGGCTCTTAAAGCAGATTGATCCGGATGTAAAAGTTGTATTTACTTCGGGATTAACCCGGGAAATTAATTTTTTGGACAAGAATGACTTAGGTTCTTTCCAGTTCATCCAGAAACCATACAAACTTGCCGAACTCAGCAGGGTTATTTCTAATATTAAAAAAAATTAG
- a CDS encoding alpha/beta fold hydrolase — MTEIIDTAPNEGFVNIPGGRIHFLDWSGSGPEAHLLHANGFCAGTYNPFVKHLASDIKITATDIRGHGDSIGQTLGKINHWKIFADDLKNFIEKKMSPPVIGIGHSLGAVTTYMAAATYPHLFSGIILIDPVILPKRILYLFKALRLTGLIGKFHLASGARRRKRVFSSKNEALQRFTSGRGIFKTWSPEFVDAYLECGLLEEDENTAILKCDPELEAQIFESAPTDAWEFASKILCPVLAIRGEKSDTFYPDAAESLKKYIKDYTLVTVPNTGHFVPMEKPEECALIIKDFIKSKILGQIESAA; from the coding sequence ATGACAGAGATCATAGATACAGCCCCAAATGAAGGCTTTGTGAATATACCCGGCGGAAGAATTCACTTTCTTGACTGGAGCGGGAGTGGCCCGGAAGCACATCTTCTCCACGCCAATGGTTTCTGCGCCGGGACTTACAACCCATTTGTAAAGCACCTGGCGAGCGATATAAAAATCACTGCTACGGACATAAGAGGACACGGTGATTCCATAGGCCAAACATTAGGGAAAATCAACCACTGGAAAATTTTTGCGGATGATCTTAAAAATTTCATAGAAAAAAAAATGAGTCCGCCTGTAATTGGAATCGGCCATTCTCTTGGTGCTGTAACAACTTATATGGCAGCGGCTACATATCCCCATCTTTTTTCAGGAATCATTCTAATTGATCCTGTAATTCTGCCAAAAAGAATTCTTTATCTTTTTAAAGCTCTCAGACTTACAGGACTGATTGGAAAATTCCATCTTGCAAGTGGAGCAAGGAGAAGAAAAAGAGTTTTCTCAAGTAAAAATGAAGCATTACAGAGATTTACGTCCGGTCGTGGGATTTTCAAAACTTGGTCTCCTGAATTTGTGGATGCATACCTTGAATGCGGACTTCTTGAGGAAGACGAAAATACAGCAATACTTAAATGCGATCCTGAACTCGAAGCGCAGATTTTTGAGTCAGCACCAACAGATGCATGGGAATTCGCTTCTAAGATTCTTTGCCCTGTCCTTGCAATAAGAGGTGAAAAATCAGATACATTTTATCCTGACGCTGCGGAAAGCCTTAAAAAATATATTAAGGACTACACCCTTGTAACAGTTCCAAACACCGGACATTTTGTCCCAATGGAAAAACCAGAAGAATGCGCTTTAATAATAAAGGACTTCATTAAATCCAAAATTCTTGGGCAAATTGAGAGCGCCGCATGA
- a CDS encoding class I SAM-dependent methyltransferase, producing MDYDKNLIASVKGFMDEEEGQRLYEVSEAAAKIGPCLEIGSYCGKSSIYIGSACKKHNSVLFSIDHHRGSEEQQPDQLYFDPDLFDDAEGKINTLRFFRKTLELADLEDTVIPIVSSSAVVSRRWSTPLAMVFIDGGHTFKAAYTDYMCWSSHIMPNGFLVVHDIFEKPEDGGQAPWYVYEKAKSTGLFIELERTKTLGVLKRRTGLELPSDLPA from the coding sequence ATGGATTACGATAAGAATCTGATAGCAAGCGTCAAGGGTTTCATGGATGAAGAAGAGGGACAGAGGCTTTATGAAGTTTCCGAAGCAGCGGCAAAAATAGGGCCATGCCTTGAAATTGGAAGCTACTGCGGGAAATCGAGTATTTACATTGGCTCTGCGTGTAAAAAGCATAACAGTGTCCTTTTTTCAATAGATCATCATCGTGGCTCTGAAGAACAGCAGCCAGACCAGCTTTATTTTGATCCTGACCTGTTTGACGATGCGGAAGGAAAAATCAATACCCTTAGGTTTTTCAGAAAAACCCTTGAACTGGCTGATCTTGAAGATACTGTTATTCCGATTGTAAGCAGTTCAGCTGTTGTCTCAAGGCGCTGGTCAACACCGCTTGCAATGGTTTTTATTGATGGCGGGCATACATTTAAAGCCGCTTATACTGATTATATGTGTTGGTCATCCCATATAATGCCAAATGGATTTCTTGTTGTTCACGATATATTCGAAAAACCCGAAGATGGTGGACAGGCGCCATGGTATGTTTATGAAAAGGCCAAATCAACCGGTCTTTTTATAGAGCTGGAAAGAACAAAGACCCTAGGAGTTCTAAAAAGACGCACAGGGCTGGAGCTTCCATCAGATTTGCCGGCTTGA
- a CDS encoding alpha/beta hydrolase gives MNKYNTTIKNISFYSDGLRINAWLHLPESEDNGDKIPAVIGSHGFLSDGTSGKMIALAKGLNEKGIAFLRLDHRGCGESEGNFAEVTSLDGRCQDIISGISILRSHPRLNGRFGIFGSSMGGSTAISAFGKINAKAIVTLAAPVRGSSIIRRPDDPNPHNLTEDFYETGLKFEISDNLSSLRNCLVFHGEEDQVVPCSNADEIIISANDPKKIIIFKSGDHRITNEEHQKILIDEAIKWFVSYL, from the coding sequence ATGAATAAATATAATACTACCATAAAAAACATATCCTTTTATTCGGATGGCCTTAGAATAAACGCGTGGCTCCATCTGCCTGAATCCGAAGACAACGGCGATAAAATACCGGCAGTTATTGGATCACATGGTTTTCTGAGTGACGGCACATCGGGCAAGATGATAGCCCTTGCAAAAGGACTGAATGAAAAAGGAATAGCATTTTTAAGACTGGATCACAGAGGCTGCGGAGAAAGTGAAGGAAACTTCGCGGAAGTGACCTCACTTGATGGAAGATGCCAGGATATAATCAGCGGAATAAGCATTCTTAGATCCCATCCGCGCCTTAACGGCAGATTCGGAATTTTTGGAAGCAGCATGGGCGGCTCCACAGCCATTTCTGCATTTGGTAAAATCAACGCAAAGGCAATTGTTACACTCGCGGCTCCAGTCAGGGGATCATCCATAATTAGAAGACCAGATGATCCGAATCCTCATAACCTTACTGAGGACTTCTATGAAACCGGCCTTAAATTCGAGATCAGCGATAACCTGTCTTCTTTAAGGAACTGCCTCGTATTTCACGGAGAGGAAGACCAGGTGGTTCCATGCTCAAATGCCGATGAAATAATTATTTCTGCAAATGATCCGAAAAAAATCATCATATTTAAAAGCGGTGATCACAGAATCACAAACGAAGAACACCAGAAAATTTTAATAGATGAAGCAATTAAATGGTTTGTTTCGTATCTATAA